A stretch of Vibrio aphrogenes DNA encodes these proteins:
- the pgsA gene encoding CDP-diacylglycerol--glycerol-3-phosphate 3-phosphatidyltransferase, whose amino-acid sequence MRFTIPNILTLLRLALIPVFVVIFYLPYTWAPFAAAMVFWVAGFTDWLDGVLARKLGQTSRFGAFLDPVADKVMVAVSLILITEHYHTLWITIPAATMIAREIIISALREWMAEIGKRASVAVSWIGKWKTLSQMFALWVLIWRYDDWMIWLGYIALYIATALTYWSMYQYLKAAKGDLLAGQDQ is encoded by the coding sequence ATGCGATTTACTATACCTAATATTTTAACTTTACTTCGACTTGCGTTAATTCCGGTTTTCGTAGTTATTTTCTATTTACCTTATACTTGGGCTCCTTTTGCTGCGGCAATGGTGTTTTGGGTTGCAGGTTTTACCGATTGGCTTGATGGCGTACTTGCTCGAAAACTGGGTCAAACCAGCCGCTTTGGGGCATTTTTAGACCCTGTTGCTGACAAAGTGATGGTGGCGGTGTCATTGATTTTAATTACCGAGCATTACCATACACTGTGGATCACGATTCCAGCTGCAACTATGATTGCCCGAGAAATTATTATTTCTGCTTTGCGAGAGTGGATGGCAGAGATAGGCAAACGCGCAAGTGTAGCGGTCTCTTGGATTGGAAAGTGGAAAACCCTCTCACAAATGTTTGCTTTGTGGGTACTGATTTGGCGCTATGATGATTGGATGATTTGGTTAGGCTATATTGCACTTTATATTGCAACGGCACTAACGTATTGGTCTATGTATCAATATCTAAAAGCAGCCAAGGGGGATTTATTGGCCGGTCAAGATCAATAA